The following are encoded in a window of Candidatus Angelobacter sp. genomic DNA:
- a CDS encoding amino acid--tRNA ligase-related protein — protein sequence AQPFMKHNALGCQLYLRIALELYHKRLLVGGIDRVFEIGRIFRNEGLSRRHNPEFTMLEAYCAFGDYESMMELLEGMITHVAQSVLGTLVIEHGQGISGKADQWRAAGTGMGGTGDLPVPPGNLPGGTEAALQMKPGAVLGNNTTSIPVGGSPTGTGGSPVPPSQSGTHKTINLTRPWKRVRYKDLVKEKAGANWFDVSPAERRRRAIEDLKLEGDIATGYEDFEVTGAVFEKLIEPTLIQPTFVTHLPKELVPLAKLSPDDPTTVEVFELCINGQEIAPGYTEQNNPIEQRERLEHQAGGEQQKLDEDFLVALEHGMPPAGGIGIGIDRLCMMLLGQESIRDVILFPQLKPKI from the coding sequence CGGCGCAGCCGTTCATGAAGCACAATGCACTCGGCTGCCAGCTTTACCTGCGCATCGCGCTGGAGCTGTATCACAAGCGGCTGCTGGTGGGCGGCATCGACCGCGTGTTCGAGATTGGCCGCATCTTCCGCAACGAAGGCCTCTCGCGCCGGCACAATCCCGAGTTCACGATGCTGGAAGCCTACTGCGCGTTCGGCGATTATGAGTCGATGATGGAGTTGTTGGAGGGGATGATTACGCACGTGGCACAAAGTGTTTTGGGGACACTCGTGATCGAACATGGCCAAGGGATTTCCGGGAAGGCTGATCAATGGCGAGCGGCTGGAACAGGGATGGGTGGAACAGGCGACTTGCCTGTCCCGCCCGGCAACCTGCCGGGCGGAACGGAAGCGGCCCTGCAGATGAAACCGGGCGCTGTTCTCGGAAACAATACCACTTCCATTCCGGTCGGCGGGTCGCCGACCGGAACGGGCGGGTCGCCCGTTCCACCCAGCCAAAGCGGAACGCACAAGACAATCAATCTCACCCGCCCGTGGAAACGCGTTCGCTACAAGGACTTGGTCAAAGAAAAAGCCGGCGCTAATTGGTTCGACGTGTCACCCGCCGAACGCCGCCGGCGGGCGATTGAAGATTTGAAACTGGAAGGCGACATCGCGACGGGCTACGAAGATTTCGAAGTCACCGGCGCGGTCTTCGAGAAATTGATCGAGCCGACGTTGATTCAGCCAACGTTCGTCACGCATTTGCCAAAAGAACTCGTGCCGCTGGCCAAGCTCTCGCCCGACGACCCGACCACGGTCGAGGTCTTCGAGCTGTGCATCAACGGCCAGGAAATCGCGCCCGGCTACACGGAACAGAACAATCCGATTGAACAGCGCGAGCGATTGGAGCACCAGGCCGGCGGCGAACAGCAAAAGCTCGACGAAGATTTCCTCGTCGCCCTCGAACACGGCATGCCCCCCGCCGGCGGCATCGGCATCGGCATCGACCGCCTCTGCATGATGCTCCTCGGCCAGGAAAGCATCCGCGACGTGATCCTCTTCCCGCAGTTGAAGCCGAAGATCTGA